A window of the Halobacterium hubeiense genome harbors these coding sequences:
- a CDS encoding translation initiation factor IF-2 subunit beta, which translates to MDYEEQLDRAMQQKPDVAGSESRFEVPEPNVREEGNVTVYENFQDTLDRLGREQDHVLKFIQNELGTSAQIDENGRARFTGEFRQRRVEDVLDEYVETYVTCPECGLPDTNLEVEDDTERLHCEACGARSVV; encoded by the coding sequence ATGGACTACGAGGAGCAACTCGACCGCGCGATGCAGCAGAAGCCCGACGTCGCGGGCAGCGAGAGCCGGTTCGAGGTTCCGGAGCCGAACGTCCGCGAGGAAGGCAACGTCACGGTGTACGAGAACTTCCAGGACACGCTTGACCGCCTCGGCCGCGAGCAGGACCACGTGCTGAAGTTCATCCAGAACGAGCTCGGGACCAGCGCGCAGATCGACGAGAACGGGCGCGCCCGGTTCACCGGCGAGTTCCGCCAGCGCCGCGTCGAGGACGTCCTCGACGAGTACGTCGAGACGTACGTCACGTGCCCCGAGTGCGGGCTGCCGGACACGAATCTCGAAGTCGAGGACGACACCGAGCGCCTCCACTGCGAGGCGTGTGGCGCGCGGTCGGTCGTCTAA
- a CDS encoding DUF357 domain-containing protein: MAADLHEKMDRYEGLLAEALDEAEAVPPADTPLGEAAAECEEMAQSYLDDGRHFREHDDPVNALAAFSYGHAWLDAGARIGLFDVPETGHLFTV, translated from the coding sequence ATGGCCGCCGACCTCCACGAGAAGATGGACCGCTACGAGGGCCTGCTGGCCGAAGCGCTCGACGAGGCCGAGGCCGTACCACCCGCTGACACGCCGCTGGGCGAGGCCGCCGCCGAGTGCGAGGAGATGGCGCAGTCGTATCTGGACGACGGCCGCCACTTCCGCGAGCACGACGACCCCGTGAACGCGCTCGCGGCGTTCTCCTACGGGCACGCGTGGCTGGACGCCGGCGCTCGCATCGGGCTCTTCGACGTGCCCGAGACTGGCCACCTGTTCACCGTCTGA
- a CDS encoding DUF2267 domain-containing protein: MKHDEFVGAVQHRAELASRGEAIRATRAVLTTLGERLQPGEASDLAGPLPMEIDVFLHQADSGQLFDYDDFVQRVSERASADYADAAYYAQVVLDVVDESVPESELQDVTAQLPGDYDDLFELVGSDDYY; encoded by the coding sequence ATGAAACACGACGAGTTCGTCGGCGCGGTCCAGCACCGCGCCGAACTGGCCTCCCGCGGCGAAGCCATCCGAGCCACGCGCGCGGTCCTCACCACGCTCGGCGAGCGACTCCAGCCGGGCGAAGCGTCCGACCTCGCGGGCCCGCTCCCGATGGAAATCGACGTCTTCCTCCACCAGGCGGATTCCGGGCAGCTATTCGACTACGACGACTTCGTCCAGCGGGTCTCCGAGCGCGCGAGCGCCGACTACGCCGACGCCGCCTACTACGCGCAGGTCGTGCTGGACGTCGTCGACGAGTCCGTGCCCGAGAGCGAACTGCAGGACGTCACCGCCCAGCTCCCCGGCGACTACGACGACCTCTTCGAGTTAGTCGGCTCCGACGACTACTACTGA
- a CDS encoding DUF555 domain-containing protein codes for MDCRVVVEAAVPVYDVETPDEAVRIAISKTGELLNPDLNYVEISMGERSCPHCGDELDPAFVAADESLVALELEMSVFNVERAEHASRIARKEIGQRLENIPLEVLSVEEEASEEDAESGESERADGA; via the coding sequence ATGGACTGTAGGGTGGTCGTCGAGGCCGCGGTCCCCGTTTACGACGTCGAGACCCCCGACGAGGCGGTTCGCATCGCCATCTCGAAGACCGGCGAGCTGCTGAACCCCGACCTCAACTACGTCGAAATCAGCATGGGCGAGCGGTCCTGCCCGCACTGCGGGGACGAACTCGACCCCGCGTTCGTCGCGGCCGACGAGAGCCTCGTCGCGCTCGAACTGGAGATGAGCGTGTTCAACGTCGAGCGCGCCGAGCACGCCTCCCGCATCGCGCGCAAGGAAATCGGCCAGCGGCTGGAGAACATCCCGCTGGAGGTGCTGTCCGTCGAGGAGGAAGCCAGCGAGGAGGACGCGGAGAGCGGGGAGTCAGAGCGCGCGGACGGAGCGTAA
- a CDS encoding UPF0058 family protein: MKKQELIHLHGLLAEVGNYYEECEADEISLDEYEELGVRPTSIHKSKTDHKAAVFALAGGITSAMEEPEEQEAVPAQAD; encoded by the coding sequence ATGAAGAAGCAGGAGCTCATCCACCTCCACGGCCTCCTCGCAGAGGTCGGGAACTACTACGAGGAGTGCGAGGCAGACGAAATTTCTCTTGACGAGTACGAGGAACTCGGCGTACGACCGACATCCATTCACAAATCGAAGACCGACCACAAAGCGGCTGTTTTCGCGCTCGCGGGCGGCATCACTTCGGCGATGGAAGAACCCGAAGAACAGGAAGCCGTCCCCGCTCAGGCCGACTAA
- a CDS encoding DNA-3-methyladenine glycosylase family protein: MERGAIPTDEIAGAVDVQATLESGQTYLWWRPDGTTYETDGASGGRAWYRTVVDGDVVEVRQTDAAVEWQSTTDADPLVRELLGLNDDLHEIRAAATDDDLTTAAWDAYDGLRIVRDPFFGCLVSFICSAQMRVERIFAMQESLREHYGEPIEYDGETVHAFPEPEALAAATEEDLRDLKLGYRAPYVQRTAEMVATGELTRQDVEGRAYELARETLTDFVGVGDKVADCVLLFSLGYLEAVPLDTWIRSAIEDHYPDCDCGNYADTSRAIREQLGPYAGYTQTYLFHYLRSGGDE, encoded by the coding sequence ATGGAGCGCGGCGCCATTCCGACCGACGAGATTGCGGGCGCGGTCGACGTGCAGGCCACCCTCGAGAGCGGACAGACGTACCTCTGGTGGCGGCCCGACGGCACCACGTACGAGACCGACGGCGCCTCCGGCGGGCGCGCGTGGTACCGCACCGTCGTCGACGGCGACGTCGTGGAAGTCCGACAGACCGACGCCGCAGTCGAGTGGCAGTCCACGACCGACGCCGACCCGCTGGTCCGCGAACTGCTCGGCCTGAACGACGACCTCCACGAGATTCGCGCCGCCGCCACCGACGACGACCTCACGACCGCCGCGTGGGACGCCTACGACGGCCTCCGCATCGTCCGCGACCCGTTCTTCGGCTGTCTCGTCTCCTTTATCTGCTCGGCGCAGATGCGCGTCGAACGCATCTTCGCGATGCAGGAGTCGCTGCGCGAGCACTACGGCGAGCCGATCGAGTACGACGGCGAGACCGTCCACGCGTTCCCCGAGCCCGAGGCGCTGGCGGCCGCCACCGAGGAGGACCTCCGCGACCTGAAACTCGGCTACCGCGCGCCGTACGTCCAGCGCACCGCCGAGATGGTCGCTACCGGGGAACTCACCCGCCAGGACGTGGAGGGCCGCGCGTACGAACTCGCGCGTGAGACGCTCACCGACTTCGTGGGCGTCGGCGACAAGGTCGCTGACTGCGTGCTGTTGTTCTCGCTGGGCTACCTCGAAGCGGTTCCGCTGGACACGTGGATTCGCTCCGCCATCGAGGACCACTACCCGGACTGCGACTGCGGCAACTACGCCGACACCTCCCGCGCGATTCGGGAGCAGCTCGGCCCGTACGCCGGCTACACGCAGACCTATTTGTTCCACTACCTCCGGTCGGGCGGCGACGAGTAG
- a CDS encoding ArsR/SmtB family transcription factor encodes MFPPQDAHADAGPRVVDLSADDGAAVDALSSETARAILDRLRESPTTAATLAEVTDTSPQNVHYHLDNLEAADVVTSVDAVDDETGCETAVYAPAGDPLVIVSGDADRDELERVLERALGAVAAFAVAGVVAQRVLAPAPEFVGGEHLGGYGVSVLPVGAAVFTVGVLAAVAYAVVHARQLER; translated from the coding sequence ATGTTTCCGCCGCAGGACGCCCACGCCGACGCGGGGCCGCGCGTCGTCGACCTGAGCGCAGACGACGGCGCGGCCGTGGACGCGCTGTCCTCCGAAACGGCGCGGGCCATCCTCGACCGGCTCCGCGAGTCGCCGACGACGGCGGCGACGCTGGCCGAGGTGACCGACACCAGTCCGCAGAACGTCCACTACCACCTCGACAACCTCGAAGCTGCGGACGTGGTAACGTCGGTGGACGCGGTGGACGACGAGACCGGCTGCGAGACCGCCGTCTACGCACCCGCGGGCGACCCGCTGGTCATCGTCTCGGGTGACGCGGACCGCGACGAACTGGAACGCGTGCTGGAGCGTGCGCTGGGCGCCGTCGCCGCGTTCGCGGTCGCCGGCGTGGTCGCGCAGCGAGTGCTCGCGCCCGCCCCGGAGTTCGTCGGCGGGGAGCACCTCGGCGGGTACGGCGTCTCAGTGCTCCCGGTCGGCGCGGCCGTTTTCACCGTCGGCGTCCTCGCCGCCGTCGCGTACGCCGTCGTCCACGCCCGACAGCTGGAGCGGTGA
- a CDS encoding DUF7545 family protein yields MDEATFTIEDPDGDTDEVTIPARLVEIFSEEDDDSEAQVVGDIALMAFAQRAHALVHHSEGEPTEELQDVEQATLDQFEERFGQTYAEATGHQH; encoded by the coding sequence ATGGACGAAGCCACGTTCACCATCGAGGACCCGGACGGCGACACCGACGAGGTCACGATTCCCGCGCGACTCGTGGAGATCTTCAGCGAGGAGGACGACGACAGCGAAGCGCAGGTCGTCGGCGACATCGCGCTGATGGCGTTCGCACAGCGCGCCCACGCGCTCGTCCACCACAGCGAGGGCGAGCCCACCGAGGAACTGCAGGACGTCGAGCAGGCCACCCTCGACCAGTTCGAGGAGCGCTTCGGGCAGACGTACGCGGAAGCGACCGGCCACCAGCACTAA
- a CDS encoding FAD-dependent oxidoreductase, with the protein MTDEPRVEIYTKTDCPYCEKAKDLFDEKGVDYVTYNVTGDEELFAEMKERANGRETAPEVFIDDELIGGWDDTHELDQSGELDEKLGIADDSADDVVEHRKLIITGTGIAALTAAIYAARSNNDPLLFEGDEPGGQLTLTTEVENYPGFPEGISGPDLINNMKEQAKRFGSELEHGVVESVDDSQRPFRVELSNGDVYTADAVIAASGASARTLGIPGEDELMGYGVSTCATCDGAFFKGEDMVVVGGGDAAAEEASFLTKFADTVYLVHRRDELRAEDYWQERIDEHVEDGDMEVLWNTEAVEVNGTPEDGVEDVTLVRHPEGHPTAKLDDKETEQFSLSVGAFFVAIGHTPNTEYLEDTGVELDDEGYIVTHGGKGGGQTLTDVEGIFGAGDVVDYHYQQAVTAAGMGCKAALDADEYLESEVSASAAEGTEAAPADD; encoded by the coding sequence ATGACTGACGAGCCCCGAGTGGAAATCTACACGAAGACGGACTGCCCGTACTGCGAGAAGGCGAAAGACCTCTTCGACGAGAAGGGCGTCGACTACGTGACGTACAACGTCACGGGCGACGAGGAGCTGTTCGCGGAGATGAAAGAGCGCGCGAACGGCCGCGAAACCGCACCCGAGGTGTTCATCGACGACGAACTCATCGGCGGCTGGGACGACACCCACGAACTCGACCAGAGCGGCGAACTCGACGAGAAGCTCGGCATCGCCGACGACAGCGCTGACGACGTGGTCGAGCACCGGAAGCTCATCATCACCGGGACGGGCATCGCGGCGCTGACTGCGGCCATCTACGCGGCGCGCTCGAACAACGACCCACTGCTGTTCGAGGGCGACGAGCCCGGCGGCCAGCTCACGCTCACTACCGAGGTCGAGAACTACCCGGGGTTCCCGGAGGGCATCTCGGGGCCGGACCTCATCAACAACATGAAAGAGCAGGCCAAGCGCTTCGGCTCGGAGCTCGAACACGGCGTCGTCGAGAGCGTCGATGACTCCCAGCGGCCGTTCCGCGTGGAGCTGTCGAACGGCGACGTCTACACCGCCGACGCCGTCATCGCGGCGTCCGGCGCGAGCGCGCGCACGCTCGGCATCCCCGGCGAGGACGAGCTGATGGGCTACGGCGTCTCGACGTGCGCGACCTGCGACGGCGCGTTCTTCAAGGGCGAGGACATGGTCGTCGTCGGCGGCGGCGACGCGGCCGCCGAGGAGGCGTCGTTCCTCACGAAGTTCGCGGACACCGTCTATCTGGTCCACCGCCGCGACGAACTCCGCGCGGAGGACTACTGGCAGGAGCGCATCGACGAACACGTCGAGGACGGCGACATGGAGGTCCTGTGGAACACGGAAGCCGTCGAGGTCAACGGCACGCCCGAGGACGGCGTCGAGGACGTGACGCTCGTGCGCCACCCCGAGGGCCACCCGACCGCGAAGCTCGACGACAAGGAGACCGAGCAGTTCTCGCTGTCGGTGGGCGCGTTCTTCGTCGCCATCGGCCACACGCCGAACACGGAGTACCTCGAAGACACCGGCGTCGAACTCGACGACGAGGGCTACATCGTCACCCACGGCGGCAAGGGCGGCGGGCAGACGCTCACCGACGTCGAGGGCATCTTCGGCGCGGGCGACGTCGTGGACTACCACTACCAGCAGGCGGTCACCGCCGCGGGCATGGGCTGTAAGGCCGCGTTGGACGCCGACGAGTACCTCGAAAGTGAAGTGAGCGCGAGCGCCGCGGAAGGGACCGAGGCCGCGCCCGCCGACGACTGA
- a CDS encoding DUF7836 family putative zinc-binding protein, with the protein MAHEAYVQLVCPECQKQWESTPSELPTHDENFSCPNCHATRRTAEFMRTDRDLENLKRLQ; encoded by the coding sequence ATGGCGCACGAGGCGTACGTGCAGTTGGTCTGTCCTGAATGTCAAAAGCAGTGGGAGAGCACGCCGAGCGAGCTGCCCACCCACGACGAGAACTTCAGCTGTCCGAACTGTCACGCGACGCGGCGGACGGCGGAGTTCATGCGAACCGACCGCGACCTCGAGAACCTCAAGCGGCTCCAGTAG
- a CDS encoding ArsR/SmtB family transcription factor has product MEAALWYVLTGTRGGPNRVRLLRALADRPRNANQLAEDLDLDYKTVRHHLDVLVENDIVQSSGDDYGAVYLPTDAARDNWDTIEEIIEEVE; this is encoded by the coding sequence ATGGAGGCCGCGCTCTGGTACGTGTTGACGGGGACGCGCGGCGGCCCGAACCGCGTCCGCCTGCTGCGGGCGCTCGCCGACCGGCCGCGAAACGCGAACCAGCTCGCGGAGGACCTGGACCTGGACTACAAGACGGTCCGCCACCACCTCGACGTGCTCGTCGAGAACGACATCGTGCAGTCCAGCGGCGACGACTACGGCGCGGTGTACCTGCCGACCGACGCGGCCCGCGACAACTGGGACACCATCGAGGAAATCATCGAGGAGGTCGAATGA